A region of Trachemys scripta elegans isolate TJP31775 chromosome 24, CAS_Tse_1.0, whole genome shotgun sequence DNA encodes the following proteins:
- the LOC117869727 gene encoding phospholipase A2 inhibitor subunit gamma B-like, with product MKTPLLFCLLSALLDTGTCVSCEVCFSTSDSCTGGVQVCSERMDSCGIIKTETVAGKIKSPTFFKACVPSKQCGLSPLYMTFGNGISMSTNIACCVGQACKTASVTVPPANTTLNGRRCPACYSVFTHHCSEEIIDCTGAQTQCIHMSGTVKSGGTTVHTTMKGCATESDCTNIQKFEGAFSEFSMDYSKAECRPASRAASMAPEPARLVLPALLTVLLANVLS from the exons ATGAAGACACCTCTCCTCTTCTGCCTCCTCTCGGCCCTGCTGGACACAG ggacctGTGTTTCGTGCGAGGTTTGCTTCAGCACAAGTGACAGCTGTACAGGCGGTGTGCAAGTCTGCAGTGAGCGAATGGATTCCTGTGGGATCATTAAAACAGAAACCGTAGCAG GCAAGATTAAGAGTCCTACCTTTTTCAAGGCCTGCGTGCCCTCCAAGCAGTGCGGCCTCAGTCCTCTTTACATGACTTTTGGGAACGGGATATCCATGAGCACGAACATCGCCTGCTGTGTGGGGCAGGCCTGTAAAACAGCCTCCGTTACCG TGCCCCCGGCTAACACCACCCTGAACGGCcggcgctgcccagcctgctacTCGGTGTTTACCCACCACTGCAGCGAAGAGATCATCGACTGCACAGGAGCCCAGACCCAGTGCATCCATATGAGCGGCACCGTGAAAAGCG GTGGGACAACCGTGCACACCACCATGAAAGGCTGCGCCACCGAATCTGACTGCACCAATATACAAAAGTTCGAAGGGGCCTTTTCAGAGTTCAGTATGGATTACAGCAAGGCCGAATGCAGACCAGCCTCCCGTGCGGCCAGCATGGCTCCAGAACCAGCCAGACTCGTCCTCCCAGCCCTCCTTACCGTCCTGCTGGCGAACGTCCTCTCGTGA